One stretch of Nicotiana tabacum cultivar K326 chromosome 18, ASM71507v2, whole genome shotgun sequence DNA includes these proteins:
- the LOC107781920 gene encoding uncharacterized protein LOC107781920: protein MRTLCPNLDKADGLETVLEVPIPEEMFNNMGSNGALQWRNMRNLMRAQSADRYSSSSHHAAVSSNDQFMFLFKIVGSALVPFQVQLDHIADNMPVRNGSMEAATAKYIVQQYLAACGGQAALNSLNSMCAVGQVKMATWDIHQSGGDANSKRHCEVGAFVLWQKNPDLWVLELVVSGCKISAGSNGKVAWSQSSSTSSASKGPPRPLRRFFQGLDPRSTANLFLNAICVGEKTIKDEECFILKLESSIDMLKAQSTANTEVVHHTILGYFSQRTGLLIQFEDTKLVRLKSPKGDSNVFWETSMESMLEDYRYIEGINIAHSGKTAATIYRYGKNIDYRAKIEETWMIEEIDFNISDLPMDCFLPPAEFEEQGMGC, encoded by the exons ATGAGAACATTGTGTCCAAATTTGGACAAGGCAGATGGGTTGGAGACAGTTTTGGAGGTCCCCATACCAGAGGAGATGTTTAACAATATGGGTAGCAATGGTGCCTTACAATGGCGGAATATGCGCAATCTTATGAGGGCTCAAAGTGCAGACagatattcttcttcttctcatcaTGCCGCTGTATCAAGTAATGATCAATTCATGTTCTTGTTTAAAATCGTTGGCTCTGCTCTTGTCCCTTTTCAAGTTCAATTGGACCATATTGCTGATAACATGCCTGTTAGGAATGGTTCAATG GAGGCTGCTACTGCTAAATACATAGTACAACAATATTTGGCAGCATGTGGAGGGCAGGCGGCGTTAAATTCGCTAAATAGCATGTGTGCAGTAGGGCAGGTGAAGATGGCTACATGGGACATCCATCAAAGTGGTGGTGACGCCAACTCGAAACGCCATTGTGAGGTTGGAGCCTTTGTGCTTTGGCAGAAGAACCCTGACCTGTGGGTTTTAGAATTGGTTGTTTCAGGTTGCAAGATAAGTGCAGGAAGTAATGGGAAGGTTGCTTGGAGTCAGTCTTCCTCTACTTCTAGTGCTTCAAAAGGTCCTCCAAGACCCCTTAGAAGGTTTTTCCAG GGCTTGGACCCTAGATCAACGGCCAATTTGTTCTTGAATGCTATTTGCGTTGGAGAAAAGACTATTAAGGATGAAGaatgttttattttaaaactaGAATCAAGCATAGACATGCTCAAGGCACAAAGTACGGCAAATACAGAAGTTGTCCATCACACAATATTGGGATACTTCAGCCAAAGGACAGGGCTTCTGATTCAATTTGAAGACACAAAATTAGTAAGATTGAAGTCACCAAAGGGGGATAGCAATGTCTTTTGGGAAACAAGTATGGAATCTATGCTTGAAGATTATAGATATATTGAAGGTATCAACATTGCTCACAGTGGGAAGACTGCAGCAACAATTTACAGATATGGAAAGAACATAGACTATAGAGCAAAGATTGAGGAGACTTGGATGATTGAAGAGATTGATTTCAATATATCTGATTTGCCAATGGACTGCTTCTTGCCTCCTGCTGAATTTGAAGAGCAAGGAATGGGTTGCTGA